A stretch of the Staphylococcus sp. NRL 16/872 genome encodes the following:
- the smc gene encoding chromosome segregation protein SMC, which yields MVYLKSIDAIGFKSFADHTNVQFDKGVTAIVGPNGSGKSNITDAIKWVLGEQSAKSLRGSKMEDIIFSGAEHRNAQNYAEVQLNLDNSTRQLQIDADNIVVTRRLYRSGESEYYLNNDRARLRDITELFLDSGLGKEAFSIISQGKVDEILNAKPIDRRQILEESAGVLKYKKRKAESLQKLGQTEDNLSRVEDILYDLEGRVEPLKAEASIAKEYLQLSKEMKQSDVIVTVHDIDQYTEDNRQLDNRLNELKSQQADKEAKQAQITQYLQKQKTKRQQIDTDVEQLNHDLIKATEEYEKFTGQLNVLEERKRNQSETNARFEEEIENLNEELSNAEKEKEEIAQQLVSLKDKQKDLNAEIRDLESKLYISDEQHEEKLEAIKNDYYELMSEQSDVNNDIRFLEHTLKENEAKKSRLDTRLVEAFNQLKEIQKEISITEERHQTISNQFKDVEKQIQQQEKALSDAKQSQTEYEDKLYQAYRYTDKMRARIESLETQEEEYSYFFNGVKHVLKAKGSTLQGIHGAVAEVIQVPSELTQAIETALGASLQHVIVETEKEGRQAIQFLKQKGLGRATFLPLNVIKPRMLSADIKRTAQNSNGFINVASEAVSVSKQYQAIVDNLLGTTIVVDNLKNANELAKAIQYKTRIVTLEGDIVNPGGSMTGGGARKTKSILSQKDELTTMRAQLKNYEQQTQDFEHQLQTHKQKVESLSDKYIELNQQYNDLKEQSHNEALALDRLKTQEAHIKDEHEEFEFEKNDGYQSETSRLTLTEKQNRLVEIQTQLTQLEKDIERYTQLSKEDKESTSKMQQHLNQKRSDLAVIKERINAQKSSLDRAEKQISNIQQQLTNVNEKIELFNSDEMMGQQAFDKLQNNIQEKQGLRESVTQQLEELKQQRLAVNEDVEIHEYQLQECHQDLLSIESFYQDIKAQQSKLDVLINHAIDHLNENYQLTVERAREEYQDDTPIEALRKKVKLTKMSIDELGPVNINAIEQYEEINERYTFLNDQRNDLREAKQTLEQIIEEMDQEVKGRFKETFLQVQSHFTTVFQSLFGGGHAKLELTDDDYLSAGVDIIVQPPGKKLQHLSLLSGGERALSAIALLFAILKVRSAPFVILDEVEAALDEANVIRYAQFLKELSVQTQFIVITHRKGTMEYSDRLYGVTMQESGVSKLVSVNLNTIDEVMKEEQG from the coding sequence ATGGTTTATTTAAAATCAATTGATGCCATTGGTTTCAAATCATTTGCCGACCACACGAATGTGCAATTCGATAAAGGAGTGACGGCAATTGTAGGACCAAATGGTAGTGGGAAAAGTAATATCACAGATGCCATTAAATGGGTACTAGGTGAACAATCAGCTAAATCCCTTCGCGGCTCTAAAATGGAAGATATTATCTTTTCAGGAGCAGAACATCGAAATGCTCAAAACTATGCAGAAGTACAACTTAATTTAGATAACTCTACCAGACAATTACAAATTGATGCTGATAATATCGTTGTGACACGCCGATTATACCGCAGTGGTGAAAGTGAATATTATTTAAATAACGATCGAGCACGCTTACGAGATATTACTGAACTATTTTTAGATTCTGGTTTAGGAAAAGAAGCATTTAGTATTATCTCTCAAGGAAAAGTAGACGAAATTTTAAATGCAAAACCTATCGATAGACGCCAAATTCTAGAAGAATCTGCGGGTGTGCTTAAATATAAAAAGCGTAAAGCAGAGTCATTACAAAAACTTGGCCAAACTGAAGATAATTTATCTCGAGTGGAAGATATATTGTACGATTTAGAAGGACGTGTAGAGCCACTTAAGGCTGAGGCATCGATAGCTAAAGAATATTTACAATTATCTAAAGAAATGAAACAAAGTGATGTGATTGTCACTGTGCATGACATCGATCAGTATACAGAGGATAATCGACAATTAGATAATAGATTAAATGAGTTGAAAAGCCAACAAGCTGACAAAGAAGCGAAACAAGCTCAAATTACACAATATTTACAAAAACAAAAGACGAAACGTCAACAAATAGATACTGATGTAGAACAACTCAATCATGACTTAATCAAAGCCACAGAAGAGTATGAGAAATTCACTGGTCAGCTTAATGTCTTAGAAGAAAGAAAACGCAATCAATCTGAAACTAATGCACGTTTCGAAGAAGAAATTGAAAATCTTAATGAAGAATTAAGTAATGCTGAAAAAGAAAAAGAGGAGATTGCGCAACAACTTGTCTCTTTAAAAGATAAACAAAAAGACTTAAATGCAGAAATACGTGATTTAGAATCTAAGCTTTATATTTCTGATGAACAGCATGAAGAAAAACTTGAAGCCATAAAAAATGATTATTATGAATTAATGTCAGAGCAATCTGATGTTAATAATGACATTCGCTTTTTAGAACATACGCTTAAAGAAAACGAGGCTAAAAAATCACGTTTAGATACACGTTTGGTTGAAGCTTTTAATCAATTGAAAGAAATACAAAAAGAAATTTCAATTACTGAAGAACGTCATCAAACTATTTCAAATCAATTCAAAGATGTTGAAAAACAAATTCAACAGCAAGAAAAAGCGCTCTCAGATGCAAAACAGTCACAGACTGAGTATGAAGATAAACTGTACCAAGCGTATCGCTATACCGATAAAATGAGAGCGCGAATTGAAAGTTTAGAGACGCAAGAGGAAGAATATTCTTATTTCTTTAATGGCGTTAAACATGTGTTAAAAGCAAAAGGTAGTACACTACAAGGTATTCACGGTGCAGTAGCAGAAGTTATTCAAGTGCCTTCAGAACTAACACAAGCGATTGAAACGGCGTTAGGTGCTTCTTTACAACATGTCATTGTTGAAACTGAAAAAGAAGGGCGCCAAGCCATTCAATTCTTAAAACAAAAAGGCCTAGGAAGAGCAACGTTCTTACCATTAAATGTAATCAAACCTCGCATGCTGTCAGCAGACATAAAAAGAACAGCGCAAAATTCCAATGGCTTCATTAATGTTGCCTCAGAAGCGGTTTCAGTAAGCAAACAGTATCAAGCTATTGTTGATAATCTTTTAGGCACAACAATCGTTGTCGATAATTTGAAAAATGCTAATGAACTTGCAAAAGCCATACAATATAAAACGCGTATTGTCACATTAGAGGGCGACATCGTTAACCCAGGTGGTTCAATGACAGGTGGTGGCGCTCGTAAAACGAAAAGTATTTTATCTCAAAAAGATGAACTTACTACGATGCGTGCCCAGTTGAAAAATTATGAACAGCAAACTCAAGACTTCGAACATCAATTACAAACACATAAACAAAAAGTTGAAAGTTTAAGTGATAAATATATTGAGTTAAATCAACAATATAATGACTTAAAAGAACAATCTCATAATGAAGCGTTAGCTTTAGATCGCTTGAAAACACAAGAAGCACATATTAAAGATGAGCATGAAGAATTTGAATTTGAAAAAAATGATGGTTACCAAAGTGAGACAAGCCGATTAACGCTAACAGAAAAACAAAATCGATTAGTTGAAATTCAAACACAACTTACACAACTTGAAAAAGATATTGAGCGTTATACACAACTATCTAAAGAAGATAAAGAATCAACCTCAAAAATGCAACAGCACTTAAACCAAAAACGTTCTGATCTAGCAGTAATTAAAGAACGTATTAATGCGCAAAAATCTTCATTAGATCGTGCAGAAAAACAAATTAGCAATATTCAGCAACAATTAACAAATGTTAATGAAAAGATTGAATTGTTTAATTCAGATGAAATGATGGGGCAACAAGCTTTCGATAAATTACAAAACAATATTCAAGAGAAACAAGGGTTACGTGAATCAGTGACTCAACAATTAGAAGAACTGAAACAACAACGGTTAGCCGTTAATGAAGACGTAGAAATTCATGAATATCAATTACAAGAATGTCATCAAGACTTGTTATCAATTGAAAGTTTTTATCAAGATATTAAAGCGCAACAATCTAAATTAGATGTGCTAATTAATCACGCTATTGATCATTTAAATGAAAATTATCAATTAACAGTTGAACGTGCCAGAGAAGAATATCAAGATGATACACCTATTGAAGCGTTACGCAAGAAAGTTAAATTGACAAAAATGTCTATTGATGAATTAGGCCCTGTTAATATCAATGCGATAGAACAATATGAAGAAATTAATGAACGCTATACGTTCTTAAACGATCAACGTAATGATTTGCGAGAAGCGAAACAAACGCTTGAACAAATTATTGAAGAAATGGACCAAGAAGTGAAAGGTCGTTTTAAAGAAACTTTCTTACAAGTTCAATCGCACTTTACTACAGTGTTTCAGTCGTTATTTGGTGGTGGACATGCTAAATTAGAATTGACAGATGATGATTATTTATCAGCGGGGGTAGATATAATTGTTCAACCTCCGGGTAAAAAACTACAACATCTCTCATTATTAAGTGGTGGTGAACGAGCATTAAGTGCAATTGCTTTATTATTCGCAATATTAAAAGTTCGTTCTGCGCCATTTGTTATACTAGATGAAGTAGAGGCTGCACTTGATGAAGCAAATGTCATTCGCTATGCTCAATTTTTAAAAGAATTGTCAGTACAAACTCAATTTATTGTTATTACACATCGTAAAGGAACGATGGAATATTCAGATCGCTTATACGGTGTCACAATGCAAGAATCAGGCGTTTCTAAATTAGTAAGTGTCAATTTAAATACTATAGATGAGGTTATGAAGGAGGAGCAAGGATGA
- the rnc gene encoding ribonuclease III, whose amino-acid sequence MTNPKKIAMVNEFRQQFSKKMKSLGFEYSNIELYQQAFSHSSFINDFNMDRLEHNERLEFLGDAVLELTVSRYLFDKHPDLPEGNLTKMRATIVCEPSLVIFANKIGLNQLILLGKGEEKTGGRTRPSLISDAFEAFVGALYLDQGLEVVWQFAEKVIFPHVEDNELIGVVDFKTQFQEFVHSQNKGDVTYRLIKEEGPAHHRLFTSEVILENEAVATGQGKTKKESEQKAAEQAYTKLKQ is encoded by the coding sequence GTGACAAATCCAAAGAAAATAGCAATGGTAAATGAGTTTCGACAACAATTTTCGAAAAAAATGAAATCGCTTGGATTTGAATATTCAAATATCGAATTATATCAACAAGCATTTTCACACTCGAGTTTTATAAATGATTTCAATATGGATCGTTTAGAACACAATGAACGTTTAGAATTTTTAGGAGATGCGGTATTAGAATTGACGGTTTCACGTTATCTTTTTGATAAACATCCTGACTTGCCGGAAGGGAATTTAACTAAAATGCGTGCAACAATTGTATGTGAGCCCTCACTTGTAATATTTGCAAATAAAATCGGTTTAAACCAATTAATTCTATTAGGTAAAGGTGAAGAAAAAACGGGAGGAAGAACACGTCCATCTCTAATTTCAGATGCGTTTGAAGCATTTGTAGGCGCTTTATACCTTGATCAAGGCTTAGAGGTCGTTTGGCAATTCGCTGAGAAAGTGATATTCCCCCATGTTGAAGATAATGAATTAATAGGTGTTGTAGATTTTAAAACACAATTCCAAGAATTTGTTCATAGTCAAAATAAAGGAGACGTAACATATCGCCTTATTAAAGAGGAAGGTCCCGCCCATCATCGCCTATTCACGTCTGAAGTGATTTTGGAAAATGAGGCAGTCGCAACGGGACAAGGAAAAACGAAAAAAGAATCCGAACAAAAAGCAGCTGAACAAGCCTATACTAAATTAAAACAATAA
- a CDS encoding acyl carrier protein, translated as MENFDKVKDIIVDRLGVDADKVTEDASFKDDLGADSLDIAELVMELEDEFGTEIPDEEAEKINTVGDAAKYINSLEK; from the coding sequence GTGGAAAACTTCGATAAAGTAAAAGATATCATCGTTGACCGTTTAGGTGTTGATGCTGACAAAGTAACTGAAGATGCATCATTCAAAGATGATTTAGGCGCTGACTCACTTGATATCGCTGAATTAGTAATGGAATTAGAAGATGAATTTGGTACTGAAATTCCTGATGAAGAAGCTGAAAAAATCAACACTGTTGGTGATGCTGCTAAGTATATCAATAGTCTTGAAAAATAA
- the fabG gene encoding 3-oxoacyl-[acyl-carrier-protein] reductase, protein MTNKNALVTGASRGIGRSIALQLAEDGFNVAVNYAGNKEKAEAVVAEIKEKGVESFAIQANVAEGDEVKAMIKEVVSQFGSLDVLVNNAGITRDNLLMRMKEQEWDDVINTNLKGTFNCIQKATPQMLRQRGGAIINLSSIVGAMGNPGQANYVATKAGIEGLTKSSARELASRGITVNAVAPGFIVSDMTNALNDDLKSQMLEQIPLSRFGEDKDIAYTVAFLASERAKYITGQTIHVNGGMYM, encoded by the coding sequence ATGACTAACAAGAATGCATTAGTAACTGGTGCTTCAAGAGGCATTGGTCGTAGTATTGCGTTACAATTAGCTGAAGATGGCTTTAACGTAGCTGTAAACTATGCAGGTAATAAAGAAAAAGCAGAAGCAGTAGTAGCTGAAATTAAAGAAAAAGGCGTAGAAAGCTTTGCGATTCAAGCAAACGTTGCTGAAGGCGATGAAGTTAAAGCAATGATTAAAGAAGTTGTGAGTCAATTTGGTTCATTAGATGTACTTGTAAACAACGCTGGTATTACGCGTGATAACCTATTAATGCGTATGAAAGAGCAAGAATGGGATGACGTAATTAATACAAACTTAAAAGGTACATTCAATTGTATTCAAAAAGCTACACCACAAATGTTACGTCAACGTGGCGGTGCTATCATCAACTTATCAAGTATTGTTGGTGCTATGGGTAACCCTGGCCAAGCAAACTATGTTGCAACAAAAGCAGGTATTGAAGGCTTAACTAAATCAAGTGCACGTGAACTTGCATCACGTGGTATTACAGTGAATGCTGTAGCACCTGGTTTTATTGTTTCAGATATGACAAATGCTTTAAATGATGACTTAAAATCACAAATGTTAGAACAAATTCCATTATCACGTTTTGGTGAAGATAAAGACATCGCTTATACAGTAGCATTTTTAGCCTCTGAAAGAGCTAAATACATCACAGGCCAAACAATCCATGTGAATGGTGGCATGTACATGTAA
- the fabD gene encoding ACP S-malonyltransferase codes for MSKIAIVFPGQGAQKVGMANDLYNEDAKATEILNSAQEAVDFDLLETMFTDSEGKLGETENTQPALLTHSAALLNALENINADYTMGHSLGEYSSLVAADVLNFEDAVKIVRKRGQLMAQAFPNGVGSMAAVLGLSYEEVDKICKDLSTEDELIEPANINCPGQIVVSGHKTLIDKLAEEGKSLGAKRVLPLAVSGPFHSSMMQVIEKDFEAYINQFDWHDAKFPIVQNVNAEGETDAETIKQNMVKQLYSPVQFIKSTEWLIDQGVDHFIEIGPGKVLSGLIKKINRDVKLTSIQTLEDVKGWNQHD; via the coding sequence ATGAGTAAAATTGCGATTGTTTTTCCTGGACAAGGTGCTCAAAAAGTTGGAATGGCAAATGATTTATACAATGAAGATGCTAAAGCAACAGAGATATTAAATTCAGCACAAGAAGCAGTAGATTTTGACTTATTAGAAACAATGTTTACTGATAGCGAAGGGAAATTAGGCGAAACTGAGAATACACAACCCGCATTGTTAACGCATAGTGCAGCATTATTAAATGCACTTGAAAATATTAATGCAGATTATACAATGGGGCATAGTTTAGGTGAATATTCAAGTTTAGTAGCTGCTGACGTATTAAACTTCGAAGACGCTGTTAAAATTGTACGTAAACGTGGTCAATTAATGGCACAAGCGTTTCCAAATGGTGTAGGCAGTATGGCAGCGGTACTAGGTTTAAGTTATGAAGAAGTGGACAAAATCTGTAAAGACTTATCTACTGAAGATGAATTAATTGAACCAGCAAACATTAACTGTCCTGGACAAATTGTTGTGTCTGGCCATAAAACATTAATTGATAAATTAGCAGAAGAAGGCAAGTCACTTGGCGCTAAACGTGTATTACCTTTAGCTGTGTCTGGACCGTTCCATTCATCAATGATGCAAGTCATTGAAAAAGATTTCGAAGCTTATATTAATCAATTTGATTGGCATGATGCTAAATTCCCTATCGTGCAAAATGTTAACGCTGAAGGCGAAACAGATGCTGAAACAATCAAACAAAATATGGTTAAACAATTATATTCACCAGTTCAATTTATTAAATCAACAGAATGGTTAATCGACCAAGGCGTTGATCATTTTATTGAAATTGGACCTGGCAAAGTATTATCTGGTTTAATTAAAAAAATTAATCGTGATGTTAAATTAACATCTATTCAAACTCTAGAAGATGTGAAAGGATGGAATCAACATGACTAA
- the plsX gene encoding phosphate acyltransferase PlsX — MVKIAIDMMGGDDAPGIVLEAVEKAVNDFKDLEIILFGDEKQYTLNHERIEFRHCSEKIEMEDEPVRAIKRKKDSSMVRMAEAVKNGEADGCVSAGNTGALMSAGLFIVGRIKGVARPALVVTLPTIDGKGFTFLDVGANADAKPEHLLQYAQLGNIYAKKVRGLNNPKLSLLNIGTEPAKGNSLTKKAYQLLSEDGSFNFTGNIEAKTLMEGNTDVVVTDGYTGNMVLKNIEGTAKSIGKMLKETLLGSFKNKLAAAVLKKDLDTFAKKMDYAEYGGAVLLGLDGTVVKAHGGSNARAFYSAIRQAKIAGDEKIVEIMRETVGNQDE, encoded by the coding sequence ATGGTTAAAATTGCGATAGATATGATGGGTGGCGATGATGCCCCTGGTATCGTGTTAGAGGCTGTTGAAAAAGCGGTTAATGATTTTAAAGATTTGGAAATTATTCTTTTTGGTGATGAAAAACAATATACGCTCAATCATGAACGTATTGAATTTAGACATTGTTCTGAAAAAATTGAAATGGAAGACGAACCAGTTAGAGCCATTAAACGTAAAAAAGATAGTTCAATGGTACGTATGGCTGAAGCGGTTAAAAATGGCGAAGCAGATGGTTGTGTTTCAGCTGGTAACACAGGTGCATTAATGTCTGCTGGGTTATTTATTGTAGGTCGCATTAAAGGCGTAGCACGTCCAGCTCTTGTCGTTACATTACCAACGATTGATGGTAAAGGCTTTACATTCTTAGATGTAGGTGCCAATGCGGATGCTAAACCAGAACATTTATTACAATACGCACAACTTGGTAATATTTATGCTAAAAAAGTGCGTGGCCTCAATAATCCAAAATTATCACTATTAAATATTGGTACTGAGCCAGCTAAAGGTAATTCATTAACGAAAAAAGCGTATCAATTATTAAGTGAAGATGGCAGCTTTAACTTCACTGGTAATATCGAAGCAAAAACGTTAATGGAAGGTAACACAGATGTTGTTGTAACAGATGGTTACACTGGTAACATGGTATTAAAAAACATTGAAGGTACTGCGAAATCTATCGGTAAAATGTTGAAAGAAACATTATTAGGTAGCTTCAAAAATAAATTAGCTGCAGCTGTATTGAAAAAAGATTTAGATACGTTTGCTAAGAAAATGGACTATGCAGAGTATGGCGGAGCAGTATTATTAGGCTTAGATGGTACTGTAGTTAAAGCTCACGGTGGTTCAAATGCGCGTGCATTTTACTCAGCAATTCGCCAAGCTAAAATTGCTGGAGATGAAAAGATTGTTGAAATTATGAGAGAAACGGTAGGTAATCAAGATGAGTAA
- the fapR gene encoding transcription factor FapR: MKMKKDERRQAIQKAIDLNPFMTDSALCEMFGVSIQTIRLDRTYLNIPELRKRIKLVAEQNYEQIRALEANEVIGDLIQVAPNESAQSIIEVTEESVFAKTQIARGHVLFAQANSLCVALIHKSTVLTQESSIKFIEKVKLHDTVRAEAHVTDQTTHHYFIKVNSYVKDTLVFQGTFKMFYISEDEANG, encoded by the coding sequence TTGAAAATGAAGAAAGACGAACGTCGTCAAGCCATTCAAAAGGCAATTGATTTGAACCCCTTTATGACGGATAGTGCGCTGTGTGAAATGTTTGGTGTGAGTATTCAAACGATTAGGTTAGATCGCACGTATCTTAATATTCCTGAGTTGCGCAAGCGTATTAAGTTAGTAGCTGAGCAAAATTATGAGCAGATTCGTGCATTAGAGGCTAATGAAGTGATAGGTGACTTGATTCAAGTTGCGCCTAATGAATCAGCGCAATCGATTATTGAAGTAACAGAAGAATCGGTATTTGCGAAGACTCAAATTGCACGTGGTCATGTGTTATTTGCGCAGGCGAATTCGTTATGTGTAGCATTGATACATAAATCGACAGTTCTGACACAGGAAAGTTCGATTAAATTTATTGAAAAAGTGAAGTTACATGATACTGTAAGAGCAGAAGCACATGTGACTGACCAAACAACGCATCATTATTTTATAAAAGTTAACTCTTATGTTAAAGATACTTTAGTGTTTCAAGGCACGTTTAAAATGTTTTATATAAGCGAGGATGAAGCAAATGGTTAA
- the recG gene encoding ATP-dependent DNA helicase RecG, translating to MSKVNLIESPYPLQNIKGLGPKRMALLHELNIHTVEDLILYLPTRYDDNTIVDLNMAEDQSTVTVVGQVYSVPTVAFFGRNKSKLTVHLMVDNIAVKCVFFNQPYLKKKIELHGTVTVKGKWNRAKQEINGNRMFFDAQAQDTEEVKLEPVYRIKEGIKQKQMRDMIHQTLNDVTIHEWLTDDLRNKYKLERLDYTIKTMHQPKDRTELMRARRTYAFTELFMFELRMQWLNRIEKTSDEAIEVNYDIKKVKAFIDTLPFELTDAQKTSVNEIFRDLKAPIRMHRLLQGDVGSGKTVVAAICMYALKTAGYQSALMVPTEILAEQHANSLTELFGDYMNVALLTGSVKGKKRRALIEQLENGTIDCLIGTHALIQDDVIFNNVGLVITDEQHRFGVNQRQMLREKGAMTNVLFMTATPIPRTLAISVFGEMDVSSIKQLPKGRKPIITNWAKHEQYEQVLAQMTSELQKGRQAYVICPLIESSEHLEDVQNVVALYESLQAHYGKGRVGLLHGKMPADEKDEVMTRFSEHELDILVSTTVVEVGVNVPNATFMMIYDADRFGLSTLHQLRGRVGRSEHQSYCVLIASPKTETGIERMTIMTQTTDGFELSERDLEMRGPGDFFGVKQSGLPDFMVANIVEDYRMLEVARDEAAELIQSGVFFTDAYEHLRTFIDENLLHMSFD from the coding sequence ATGTCTAAAGTCAATTTAATAGAGAGTCCATATCCGCTTCAAAATATTAAAGGACTTGGACCTAAAAGAATGGCATTATTGCATGAATTAAACATTCATACTGTCGAAGATTTAATACTATATTTGCCGACAAGATACGATGATAATACGATAGTTGATTTAAATATGGCAGAAGACCAATCTACTGTAACGGTAGTGGGTCAAGTTTACTCAGTACCAACCGTGGCATTTTTCGGGAGAAATAAATCGAAGTTAACGGTACATCTTATGGTAGATAATATTGCAGTGAAATGCGTCTTCTTCAATCAACCATATTTAAAAAAGAAAATTGAACTACATGGCACAGTAACAGTCAAAGGGAAATGGAATCGAGCGAAACAAGAGATTAATGGTAATCGTATGTTCTTTGATGCCCAAGCGCAAGATACTGAAGAAGTGAAGCTAGAGCCAGTGTACCGAATTAAAGAAGGCATTAAGCAAAAGCAAATGCGCGATATGATTCATCAAACATTAAATGATGTAACTATTCATGAATGGTTAACGGATGATTTAAGAAATAAATATAAATTAGAAAGGTTAGATTATACGATTAAAACAATGCATCAGCCGAAAGATAGAACCGAGTTAATGCGCGCACGTAGAACATATGCGTTCACAGAATTATTTATGTTTGAGTTAAGAATGCAATGGCTTAATCGAATAGAGAAGACGTCTGATGAAGCAATTGAAGTTAATTACGATATCAAAAAAGTAAAAGCATTTATTGATACATTACCATTTGAATTAACTGATGCTCAAAAAACAAGTGTCAATGAAATATTTAGAGACTTAAAAGCGCCGATAAGAATGCATCGTCTATTACAAGGGGATGTAGGTTCAGGTAAAACCGTCGTCGCAGCAATTTGTATGTATGCATTGAAAACGGCTGGTTACCAATCTGCGCTTATGGTACCTACCGAAATTTTAGCAGAACAACATGCCAATAGTTTAACGGAACTGTTTGGAGACTATATGAATGTCGCTTTATTAACGGGTTCTGTAAAAGGAAAAAAACGTCGTGCCTTAATAGAACAATTGGAAAATGGTACGATAGATTGTTTGATTGGAACACATGCGTTGATTCAAGATGATGTTATTTTCAATAATGTGGGATTAGTAATCACCGATGAACAACATCGCTTCGGAGTAAATCAACGTCAGATGTTAAGGGAAAAAGGCGCTATGACTAATGTCTTATTCATGACGGCAACACCAATTCCGAGAACTTTAGCTATTTCAGTATTCGGTGAAATGGACGTGTCTTCAATTAAGCAATTACCTAAAGGACGTAAACCCATCATCACCAATTGGGCGAAGCATGAACAATATGAACAAGTGTTAGCGCAAATGACTTCTGAATTGCAAAAAGGCAGACAAGCATACGTTATCTGTCCTTTAATTGAAAGTTCTGAACACCTTGAAGATGTGCAAAACGTTGTAGCCCTTTATGAATCACTACAAGCGCATTATGGCAAAGGCCGTGTAGGACTACTTCACGGCAAAATGCCAGCAGATGAAAAAGATGAGGTCATGACACGATTCAGTGAACATGAACTAGATATTCTTGTTTCTACGACGGTTGTAGAAGTAGGGGTTAACGTGCCAAATGCTACATTCATGATGATTTATGATGCGGATCGTTTCGGCTTATCAACGTTACATCAATTAAGAGGACGTGTAGGTCGAAGTGAACATCAAAGTTACTGCGTATTAATCGCATCGCCTAAGACTGAAACAGGAATTGAACGTATGACAATTATGACGCAAACGACAGATGGGTTTGAGTTAAGTGAACGTGATTTAGAAATGCGCGGTCCTGGTGATTTCTTTGGCGTGAAACAAAGTGGTTTACCTGACTTTATGGTGGCCAATATAGTGGAAGATTATCGCATGCTTGAAGTAGCGCGTGATGAAGCTGCTGAGTTAATTCAATCAGGTGTCTTTTTCACAGATGCTTATGAACATTTGCGTACGTTTATTGATGAGAATTTGCTACACATGAGCTTCGATTAA
- a CDS encoding thermonuclease family protein → MRNSSLVIKTFIITLISVIALTLGTSYTYDAHIANAQTSLKKEPAKFVRGVDGDTVQLLYKGKKATFRLLLIDSPETKDPRKPVQKYGPEASKFTTRMMANARNIQVQFDKGQRTDKYGRYLAYVYADGQMVNNAIVRQGLARVAYVYPPNNTYVQTLYASQSRAQAEKLNIWSTQSTKSTTKSTTKTSAVPKTTKPSTSVPKTTKTTAPQYFKNCTAMRQTYPNGVSKNHPAYRPTLDRDKDGWACEVSR, encoded by the coding sequence ATGAGAAATTCAAGTTTAGTTATTAAAACATTCATTATCACTTTAATTAGCGTAATAGCATTAACATTAGGAACTAGTTATACATATGATGCTCATATTGCAAACGCGCAAACGTCACTAAAAAAAGAACCAGCAAAATTTGTTAGAGGCGTTGATGGGGATACTGTTCAATTATTATATAAAGGTAAAAAAGCAACGTTCAGATTATTGCTAATTGATTCACCTGAAACGAAAGATCCACGTAAACCTGTTCAGAAGTATGGTCCAGAAGCAAGTAAGTTTACTACTCGTATGATGGCGAACGCACGAAATATCCAAGTACAGTTTGATAAGGGACAACGCACTGATAAATATGGTCGTTACTTAGCTTATGTATATGCAGATGGTCAAATGGTAAATAATGCTATTGTAAGACAAGGTTTAGCTAGAGTAGCTTATGTTTACCCACCAAATAATACTTATGTACAAACGTTATATGCAAGTCAATCTAGAGCACAGGCCGAAAAGTTAAACATTTGGAGTACACAATCAACTAAATCAACTACTAAATCGACAACTAAGACTAGTGCAGTACCTAAAACTACAAAACCTAGCACTTCAGTACCTAAAACTACAAAAACTACTGCACCACAATATTTTAAAAATTGTACAGCTATGAGACAAACATATCCAAATGGTGTAAGTAAAAACCATCCAGCTTATCGTCCAACATTAGATAGAGATAAAGATGGATGGGCATGTGAAGTAAGTAGATAA